Below is a genomic region from Streptomyces ferrugineus.
GCCATGGCCGGGGATGGCGAGGGCGGCATGTCGGACGTCATGCGCCACTTCCTCGCCGGGCAGCTCGCCGCGCTGCGGGACTTCTCGCTGCTGTACGCCCCCCACATCAACTCCTACAAGCGGTTCCAGCCGGGCTCCTTCGCCCCGACCGCCGTCGCCTGGGGCCACGACAACCGCACCTGCGCGCTGCGCGTCGTCGGCCACGGCCGCTCGATGCGCTTCGAGAACCGGCTCCCCGGCGGCGACGTCAACCCGCACCTCGCCGTCGCCGGACTCGTCGCCGCCGGCCTGTACGGCATCGAGCAGAAGCTGGAGCTGCCCGAGCCCTGCCCCGGCAACGCCTACACCGCCGGCTTCGAGCACGTCCCCACGACCCTGCGCGAGGCCGCCGAACTCTGGGAGAACAGCCCGATCGCCAAGGCCGCCTTCGGCGACGAGGTCGTCGCCCACTACCGCAACATGGCGCGCGTCGAGCTGGACGCCTTCGACGCCGCGGTGACCGACTGGGAGCTGCGCCGCTCCTTCGAACGCATGTGAGGCCCTTCTTGTCCGACCAGCTCCAGGTACTGAACCCGGCCACCGAAGAGATCGTCGCCACCGTCCCGGCCGCCACCGCGGCCGACGTGGACGCCGCCGTCGTACGCGCCACGAAGGCCCAGTCGGCGTGGGCCGCCCTCGCCCCCGGCGAACGCGCCCGGCTGCTGCGCCGGTTCGCCGTCGCCGTCGACGACCACCTCGAAGAACTCGCCCGGTTGGAAGTGCGCGAGGCCGGGCACACCGTCGGCAACGCCCGCTGGGAGGCGGGCAACGTCCGCGATCTGCTCGACTACGCCGCCGGGGGAGTGGAACGGCTCACCGGCCGTCAGATCCCGGTCCCCGGCGGCCTGAACGTCACCGTCCTCGAACCGCTCGGCGTCGTCGCCGTCATCGCGCCCTGGAACTTCCCGATGCCGATCGCGGCCTGGGGCACGGCCCCGGCGCTCGCGGCCGGCAACGCCGTCCTCCTCAAGCCCGCCGAGACGACCCCGCTGACGGCCCTGCGGCTGGCGGAACTGGCGTTGGAGGCGGGGCTTCCCGAAGGCCTGTTCCAGGTCCTGCCCGGCCACGGCCCCGTCGCCGGCAACGCCCTCGTCGAGCACCCGGGTGTCGCGAAGATCGTCTTCACCGGGTCGACGGCCGTGGGCAAACAGGTGCTGGCCAAGGGGTCGGCGCTGCTCAAGCGCGTCACCCTCGAACTCGGCGGCAAGAGCCCCAACATCGTCTTCGCCGACGCCGACCTGGAAGCGGCCGCGGCCGCCGCGCCCATGTCCTTCCTCGACAACTCCGGCCAGGACTGCTGCGCCCGCACCCGCATCCTCGTCCAGCGCTCCGCCCACGACCGCTTCATGGAACTGCTCGGCCCCGCCATAGAGGCGGTGACCGTCGGCGACCCCGCCGACGCGAAGACCGACATGGGCCCGCTCATCTCCAAGGCCCAGCTGGACCGGGTCCGTTCCTACGTCACCGACGACCTCGACGGCATCCGCGGCAAGGCCCCCGAGGGCCCCGGCTTCTGGTTCCCGCCCACCGTCCTCACCGGCGTCGACGCACACGCGCGCGTGGCCGTCGAGGAGGTCTTCGGCCCCGTCGCCGTCGTCCTCCCCTTCGAGGACGAGGCGGAGGCCGTCGCCCTCGCCA
It encodes:
- a CDS encoding aldehyde dehydrogenase family protein, which produces MSDQLQVLNPATEEIVATVPAATAADVDAAVVRATKAQSAWAALAPGERARLLRRFAVAVDDHLEELARLEVREAGHTVGNARWEAGNVRDLLDYAAGGVERLTGRQIPVPGGLNVTVLEPLGVVAVIAPWNFPMPIAAWGTAPALAAGNAVLLKPAETTPLTALRLAELALEAGLPEGLFQVLPGHGPVAGNALVEHPGVAKIVFTGSTAVGKQVLAKGSALLKRVTLELGGKSPNIVFADADLEAAAAAAPMSFLDNSGQDCCARTRILVQRSAHDRFMELLGPAIEAVTVGDPADAKTDMGPLISKAQLDRVRSYVTDDLDGIRGKAPEGPGFWFPPTVLTGVDAHARVAVEEVFGPVAVVLPFEDEAEAVALANATDYGLSGSIWTRDVGRALRVSQSVRAGNLSVNSHSSVRYWTPFGGFKQSGIGRELGPDALTAFTETKNVFISTEGPAQ